Part of the Terriglobia bacterium genome, ATCCCGGCGTCGCGGGGGTCGCTTCGTTCTACGGCGTCCAGGTGAATTCGGGCGACACCATCGTGGTCAAGGCCCGCAAGGACACGAACCCGGGCGCTTCCGCGCTGTTCCTGGGCGTGGTCGCTCCGACGTTCGGGAGCCGTGTCTTCCTCGAGGGAAGGGACATTTCGAGCACGCTGGTCGGGAAGGCTAGCTCGTCCCAGCCGTCTGAAGGGATTTCGTACGCGTTCACGGCGCGTTAGGGCCCGGGCCATCTCGGGGCCGATCGTCCCACATCGTGGCTAAGGTGAAGCGAATGAAAGCGTACTCGCGTTGGATCGCGCCGGTGCTGTTCGCGGTGGTGCTTTCGACCGTCTCCCGGGCCGAAGAGGCCAAGCCCCCCGCTTCGCCGGCGCCGGAGGAGTCCGAGGAGAAGCTGGCTCGACTGTTCATCGAGGTCAGCGACTGGATCGCGGAGCCAGGAGGCCTGACGTACGTGCCGGCGACCGTGAACGACCCGAGCCAGACGTTCGGAACGACGACGCTCCACATGCCGTTGGGGGACGAGAATCGAGCGCGCTTCCGGGTGGGCTACCTCCTCCGCGGCAACATCGGAGAGTTCGTGCTCACCTGGTACTCGCACGACCAGAAGGAAGAGCTCGGCCAGTACTCCCCGGGTATTTTCGTTTTCGGGGAGGCCCCGGTCCACCCGGCCGGCGCGGGAATCTTCGACGACGGCATGGCCGACGGGATCCTCGTGGACACCCGGACGCGTCTCCGAGACATGCGGCTCGACTTCTACCGGATCGGATACCAATCGCCGCGGATCACCGTGCGCTGGTTCGTCGGCTACCGGCGCGTGGAGCACAACCGGTCCTTGCTCGGCACGTACTACTCGCTCGTCCCCGTGTACAACGGGGTCCCGATTCCACCGCTGATCGCCCCGCTGGGGGTGCCCGGGCCCCTCACCCCGATCCCGGACGTCGCGAGTCTGGAGTCGAAGTTCAACGGCCGCGGCGCGGACGCCGGGGCGGAGCTGACCTTCCCGCTCAATCGGCACCTCTACATCGAGTCGGGGTTCTCTCTGGCGGTTCTGGACGGCACGCTCCAGACGAGTTACTCCTCGCTGGCCCACGTGTACGCGCTGGCGAACACCGACGGCTCCATCGACCACATCCTTTCCCCGCCGTTCAGCGAATTCGAGCAGACGAACGCCCAGGGAACCCCGCTCATCGGCTTCATCCGGCAGCTGTCCGTCCCGATCGGCATCAGGACCGACGATTCCGCGAGCGCCCAGGTGCTGGAGAGCTACCTCGGCATCCGCTGGAAGGCGTGGCGCGGCCTCGAGGCGTTCGGAGGCTACCGAAACGCTCGATACACCGGCGTGGGCGCCGACGTTCGCCCGAACCTGAACACGGCGGACACGACCCGCGTGGATCACGCGGCGATCTACCAGGGGTTCTACCTCGGGGCGTCGTACAAGTTCTGAGTCCAGGATTGAAGGACGACCGGCGTTTCGTCCGACGCGCCAGGGAAGCGGTCGTCGCGGGAGCGGCTGCGGCCGTCACGCTCGCCCATTACGCCACCGACCCCCGGCACACCCTCCTCCACAATCTCTACCAGAGGCTCTACTACATTCCGATCCTCCTGGCCTGCGCCTGGTTCGGGCTCCGCGGCGGACTCGTGGCGGCGGCCGGGTGTGCCGTGCTCTACGCTCCGCACATCGTCGTGCACTGGGCTCACGACGCCGCCTACCAGATGAGCCAGGCGCTGGAGCTCGCGATGTTCGCTGTGGTGGCGGTGATCGCGGGCGCTCTCTCCGATCGGGAGCGAGCCCTCCGCCGGGACGCCGAGGCGACCGCCGCCGAGCGCGACCGCGCCCTCCACGATCTCGAGGAATCGGTCGGGACCCTCCGCCGCGCCGACCGTCTCGCCTCGCTCGGCATGCTCGCCGCGGGCATGGCCCACGAGGTTCGGAATCCTCTCGGCGCGATCGGCGGCGCGGTCGAGATCCTCGAGGTGGACTACCCGCCCACCCACCCCCGTCGGGAGTTCGTGGAGATCTTGCGGAAGGAGATCGACCGCCTCACCGGCATCGCCGGAAAGTACCTCGATTTCGCCCGGCCCGATCCTCCGGCACCGCGCCCCCTCGACGTGAACGAGGCGGTGCGCTCCGCCGTGGACCTGCTCGCCAAGACCGCCGCCCGCGCCTCCGTCCGGATCGAGCTTCGCCTCGCACCCGACCTCCCGCGGGCGCTCGCCGATCCCGGCCAGGTTCAGCAGGCGATGGTGAACCTCCTGCTGAACGGCATCCAGTCGATGCCGAGCGGCGGACCGCTCGAGGTGGACACCGCCGTGCGGTCCGGGTCGGTCGAGATCGTCTTGCGCGACCACGGAAACGGGCTGCCCGAGGGACCCGTCGAGCGGATCTTCGAGCCCTTCTTCTCGACGAGGCCCGGCGGGACCGGGCTCGGGCTCGCGATCTCCCGCCGGATCGCCGAGAGCCACGGCGGGCACCTGACCGCCGAGTCCGCCGACGACGGCGGAGCGCGATTCCGCCTCGCCCTTCCCGCCGCTCCCCGGGGCCTCGCGTGAAGGAGGGATCGCAGGCGCGGGTCCTCCTGGTCGACGACGACCCGAGCTTGCGCCGCGTGGTCGAATACCAGCTCGGCGAGGCGGGGTACGCCGTGGTCGGGGCCGAGACCGGCGAGCAGGCCATCGAGACCCTCCGGCGCGAGCCGTTCGATCTCCTACTCACCGACGTCCTCATGCCGGGGATGGACGGGATCACGCTCGTGGATCGCGCGAGGATGCTGCGCCCCGACACCGCGGCGATCGTGATCACCGCCCACGGGGACGTCGCAACCGCCGTGCGCGCGATGCAGCTCGGCGCCCTGGATTTCCTGGAGAAGCCCTTCACCCGGGACCGACTCCTCGTGTCGATCCGCCGTGCACTGGAGTTCGTCGGACTTCGGGACGAGAACCGACGTCTCAGGGCGGCGGTCCAGGAGCACGGCGGCTTCGAGAGCATCGTCGGAACGTCCTCGCCGCTGCGCCGCGTGATGTCCGACCTGGCCCTCGCCGCGGACTCCGACGCGACGGTCCTGCTCCTGGGAGAGAGCGGCACGGGGAAGGAGCTCGCGGCGAAGGCGATCCACCTCCGGTCGCGGCGGAAGGACGGCCCCTTCGCGGTGGTGAACTGCGCCGCGATTCCCGAGGGACTCGTGGAATCCGAGCTGTTCGGCCATCGCCGCGGATCGTTCACCGGCGCCACCGAGGACCGCAGGGGAAAATTCGAGACCGCTTCGGGGGGGACGCTCTTCCTCGACGAGGTCGCCGAGCTGCCCCTTCCGGTCCAGCCCCGACTTCTCCGTGCGCTGCAGGAGGGGGAGGTGGACAAGGTCGGCGCGCCCTCCCCCGTGCGCGTCGACGTCCGCTTGGTGGCCGCGACCCACGCCGATCTCGAGGCGCGGGTCAAGGAGGGGGCGTTCCGGGAGGATCTCTACTACCGGCTGAACGTCGTTCCCCTGCTCCTCCCTCCCCTTCGCGAGCGCCGCGAAGACATCCCGCTCCTCGTGGAGCACTTCCTGCTGAAGCACGCGAAGCGTCACGGCAGGCCGATTCCGAAGTTCGAACCGGAGGTCCTCGATCGATTCGACCGCTATCCCTGGCCCGGGAACGTCCGCGAGCTCGAGAACGTCGTCGAGCGGCTCCTCGTCCTTTCGCGGGAGCCTTCCGTGTCCGAGGCCGACCTTCCCGAGGCGCTCCTCGCCGACCTCCCGACCTTCGGTCGGGTCCGCCTGGACATCCCGCCGGACGGCATCTCGCTGGAAGAGGTCGAGAAGGGCCTCCTCGTCGAGTCCCTCCGCCGCTCGCAGGGGAACCAGACCCGCGCGGCGCGGTTCCTCGGAATCTCGCGCCAGACGCTGATCTACCGCCTCAAGAAGTTCGGCCTCGGCTGAGGGACGGACCCCTCGCGGATTCGGGTGTAGCATTTCAGACAGCCACTGTGGCAGGTCGGACGATCCGAAGATCGGCCGCGCGTCCATTCGCGGACAACAGCCCCGAATCAGCGTGGCACGACGGATGCAGACCTTCCGTGGTGTCCCGGAGGTCGCAATGCAGAGGCTTTTGCTCCCGATGACCTGTCGTTTGCTGTTGACCGTCACGCTCGCGGCGGTGACGGCGGCTTGCTCCACCCAGGCGAAGGTCTGCGAGCAATGCGGCCGGGCCGAGTGCCGCAATCTCTCCTTCGACGTGCGACATCAGGACGGGACCGTGGTCCAGACCTGCTGCCCTCGCTGCGCCCTTCACTACCTCGCCGGCGCCCACCCGCCGGTGGCCTCGCTCGCCGTCCGAGATTTCGACACCGCGGGCCGGATTGACGCGACGCTTGCCTTCTACGTCGAGGGAAGCGAGGTCGCGCCGTGTACGGCCTCCGCCGGTTCTCCGCCGCGGGACGAGCGTGGCTGCTGCATGAAGACGGTCTACGACCGCTGCCTTCCCAGCCTGCTCGCGTTCGGCTCGAGCGCCAAGGCCGAGACGTTCGCCCGCCAGCACGGCGGTACGATCAGGACCTTCGCCGATCTGCAGAGCGAGATCCACTAGGGGAGCCCCGAATGCGCAAGCTGATGATCTCGCTTCTGATCGTTGCGGCTGCGCTGGGATTCGCGGCGTCTTCCGCAAGAGCGGCCTCCGCGATCTTGGACCTCGCGGACTTGCTCGACCGGGCCGACGCCTCGAACCCGGAGATCCTGGCCGCGCAGGCCAGAGTCGAGGCGCTCAAGCACGTCCCGTCCCAGTTGGAGGCGTATCCGGATCCGACGGCAAGTGTGTCCTACACGAACGAAACGCTCACCGCGCTCACCCTGGGCTCGCGCGACATGTCGAACTTGGCCTTCTCCTGGACCCAAGAGGTGCCCTTTCCGGGCAAGCTGCGCCTCGCGGGCGACGTGGCGCGGGCGGAGGTCGATGTCTCGAGCGGGACACTCGAGGCGACGCGGTTGCGCCTGCGGGCTGCGGTGAAGGTGGCCTACGCCGATCTCTACCGGATCGACCGAACGACCTCGATTCTCGAAGAGAGCCGGAAGCTGCTCGCGACCTTCCGCGAGGCGGCGAGGGTTCGCCAGGAGACCGGGCAGGGTATCCTGGAGAACGTTCTCAAGGCGCAGACCGAGTTGACTCGGGTCGATGTCGAGCTGGCCGGTCTGGCCCAGGAGCGGCGCAGTGCGGCGGCAGCGCTCAACGCCCTTCTCGGTTCTCCCGACAACGCGCCGCTCGGCGTGGCTGTCGCCGCTCCCGGCGGCGACAGCCCCGACCCCGCTTCCGCCGAAAAAGCCGCGCTGGATCGATCTCCGGAGCTTGCCGCGCTTCGTGCAGCGACTCGCAGGGACGAGAACCG contains:
- a CDS encoding nitrous oxide reductase accessory protein NosL, with amino-acid sequence MQRLLLPMTCRLLLTVTLAAVTAACSTQAKVCEQCGRAECRNLSFDVRHQDGTVVQTCCPRCALHYLAGAHPPVASLAVRDFDTAGRIDATLAFYVEGSEVAPCTASAGSPPRDERGCCMKTVYDRCLPSLLAFGSSAKAETFARQHGGTIRTFADLQSEIH
- a CDS encoding sigma-54 dependent transcriptional regulator, with the protein product MKEGSQARVLLVDDDPSLRRVVEYQLGEAGYAVVGAETGEQAIETLRREPFDLLLTDVLMPGMDGITLVDRARMLRPDTAAIVITAHGDVATAVRAMQLGALDFLEKPFTRDRLLVSIRRALEFVGLRDENRRLRAAVQEHGGFESIVGTSSPLRRVMSDLALAADSDATVLLLGESGTGKELAAKAIHLRSRRKDGPFAVVNCAAIPEGLVESELFGHRRGSFTGATEDRRGKFETASGGTLFLDEVAELPLPVQPRLLRALQEGEVDKVGAPSPVRVDVRLVAATHADLEARVKEGAFREDLYYRLNVVPLLLPPLRERREDIPLLVEHFLLKHAKRHGRPIPKFEPEVLDRFDRYPWPGNVRELENVVERLLVLSREPSVSEADLPEALLADLPTFGRVRLDIPPDGISLEEVEKGLLVESLRRSQGNQTRAARFLGISRQTLIYRLKKFGLG
- a CDS encoding TolC family protein; translated protein: MRKLMISLLIVAAALGFAASSARAASAILDLADLLDRADASNPEILAAQARVEALKHVPSQLEAYPDPTASVSYTNETLTALTLGSRDMSNLAFSWTQEVPFPGKLRLAGDVARAEVDVSSGTLEATRLRLRAAVKVAYADLYRIDRTTSILEESRKLLATFREAARVRQETGQGILENVLKAQTELTRVDVELAGLAQERRSAAAALNALLGSPDNAPLGVAVAAPGGDSPDPASAEKAALDRSPELAALRAATRRDENRVSLAKRNTKPDFMWGAGYVDRGSLDPMVMGMFGIRLPLYKNRKQKEAIVQSEYDLKATERDLDHRNVTLLAEVRDLLARADRASEQTRLIREGTLPLARSSLDAAAAAYSAGRAEFVTLIEDFRAFLGYESDLEMLHADKIRALAALEPLTGAEYVLPGDPAAGAPGDAHE
- a CDS encoding DUF4118 domain-containing protein; this translates as MKDDRRFVRRAREAVVAGAAAAVTLAHYATDPRHTLLHNLYQRLYYIPILLACAWFGLRGGLVAAAGCAVLYAPHIVVHWAHDAAYQMSQALELAMFAVVAVIAGALSDRERALRRDAEATAAERDRALHDLEESVGTLRRADRLASLGMLAAGMAHEVRNPLGAIGGAVEILEVDYPPTHPRREFVEILRKEIDRLTGIAGKYLDFARPDPPAPRPLDVNEAVRSAVDLLAKTAARASVRIELRLAPDLPRALADPGQVQQAMVNLLLNGIQSMPSGGPLEVDTAVRSGSVEIVLRDHGNGLPEGPVERIFEPFFSTRPGGTGLGLAISRRIAESHGGHLTAESADDGGARFRLALPAAPRGLA